GCTTGCTCACTCGGCTGTCCTCCTCTGCCACACCTCGGGTTGGGGCGCGGCCTGTTGCCGGACTTTGTTCCCGATGCTACGTCGGTATGTCAGTCTTCTCGGCTTTCGGTTCGACGCCGAGACCCTTGTTACCGCCGTCACATAGGCAGCCCTTACGGGCGCTGCCGAAGGTTACTCCTCGTACCGGCCCACGCTCTCTCGTCCGTCCGGATTGATGCGCTCGGACGGACGTCTTTTGGCCGGTCGTCGTGGCTTTCACGGCGAACGGGTGAAGGGAGCGCGGGTGTCACTTCAACGACTGTGAGTGACCGACAGAAAAATGTCACCCAGTGTCGGAATGGTGCGGACCGAACGTTAGGTCCAATCCCGATCCGGTGCCTCGCATCGCCGGGACGGAGGTGGGTAGGCGATCTCGGCGGGTAGTCCTGCGGTGACCCCGCAGACCGAACGAGGAGGAGCCATGACCGAGCCCACCGGCAACGCGGACCAGGAGCGGCGCTGGATCGACGGTGACCTGGAATCCGGTGCGGACCCCACCGGCCCCGCGGAGTCCACGCAAGCCAGCGAGGCCACCGCCACCCGGCCGACCGACACCGGCCGAGGAGAGCAGCCCGACCTTCAGCCGGCCGAGGGAACGATCACCGAGGAGTGAGAGTGCCCGGCCGCGCGCCGTGCCCGATTGAGCCGGACGGGCGTCATACGGGCAGGGCCGAGCCCGAGTTCGGGCAGGACGACCGGTCGCCTGTGCGCATCATCCGCCGCTGACCAGCGCTGATAACCATTCGCTAACCGGGCGCGGTCGGGCACCATTCCGCCCACACAACCTGTTGGAGCCGTTAAAGGGAGGTGTTAAACAAGTCACAGAACCGAGAAGAGCCCGAGTCGCCGTCGACTCGGACCGTCGCCGAAGGAGGCCCGGATGCGCGCCGAGGAACGCCAACACCGCATCCTCGCCCGGGCCCGGAGCGACGGCAGGGTCGAGGTCAGCGGCATCGCCGCCGACCTCGCCGTGGCCCCCGAGACCGTCCGCCGCGACCTGCGGCTACTCGAACAACACGGGCTGGTGCGCCGGACGCATGGCGGCGCCTACCCGGTGGAGAGCGCAGGCTTCGAGACGAACCTCGCCAACCGCGCCACGCTCCGAGTACCGGAGAAGCGGCGGATCGCTGCCGCCGCCGTCGAGCTACTCGGCGACGCCGAGACCATCTACATCGACGAGGGCTTCGGCCCGCAGCTCGTCGCCGAGGCCTTGCCGCCCGGACGTCCGCTCACCGTGATCACCGCGAGCATCCCGGTCGCCAGCCATCTGGCCACGAAGCCCGACACCACGGTCTACCTACTCGGCGGCCGGGTCCGCGGCCGGACGCTGGCCACCGTCGACCACTGGGCGACCCAGATGCTCGCCGGCTTCGTCATCGACCTCGCGTTCCTCGGCGCCAACGGCATCTCCCGTCGGTACGGCTTGACCACCCCGGACCCCGCGGTCGCCAACGTCAAAGCGCAGGTCGTCCGGGCGTCCAGGCGGAGGGTCTTCGCCGGCGTCCACACGAAGTTCGGTGTGAACAGCTTCTGCCGGTTCGCCTCGGTGGCCGACTTCGAAGCGATCGTCACCGACACCGGTTTGTCCGCCGTGGAGGCGCAGCGCTACTCCGTGCTGGGGCCCCAGGTGATCCGCGCATGATCCTCACCGTTACCCCCAACCCCAGCCTCGACCGCACGTACACGCTGACCGGCGTGCGGCTCGGTGAGCTCAATCGGGCCGCCGTCGACACCGTCGAAGCCAGCGGCAAGGGTGTCAACGTCGCACGGGCTCTGCACGCGGTCGGCGTCCGCACCGCCGTTGTACTGCCGGCCGGTGGGCCGGAAGGCGCCCAACTCGGATCACTGCTGGAGGCCGAAGGCCTCCTCCACCGGGTCGTGGTCACCGACGCGTCGGTCCGAACGAACATCACGCTGCTCGAACCCGGCCGCACCACGAAGATCAACGCGTCGGGCAGCCCGCTCACCGAGGCGGACGCCGACACGCTGGTCGCTGCGGTCGAGGACCTCGCGCTCGGCGCGGACTGGGTGGTCTGCTGCGGCTCCCTGCCGCCGGAGACGCCGCCCGCGTTGATCGGCCGCATCGTCGAGGCGGGCCGGCGGGCCGGCGCCCGGACCGCGGTGGACGCCTCCGGCCCGGCGCTGCGCGCGGCGGCCGAAGCCGGACCCGACCTGCTGGCACCGAACGCCGAGGAGCTTGCGGAGTTGACCGGCCGAGCCTTTCCGCCGGGTGGTCGTCCGCTCGTCCGCGCCGCGCTCGACGCTGCGCACACGCTGGCCGACGACACCGGAGGTGCGGTCCTGGTCAGCCTCGGGCCGGACGGGGCGCTCTGGGTCGACCCGGAGTCCGCGCTGCACGGGTCGAGCCCACCGGTGACCCCGGTGAACACGGCTGGCGCTGGGGACGCGCTGCTGGCCGGGTGGCTCGCCGGGGGCCCTGATTCGGCTGGGCGGCTCCGGACCGCCGTGGCCTGGGGTACCGCCGCCTGCCTGCTGCCCTCGACCGCGGGGGACGTCGCCGCGACGGCCGACCTGCGCCGCGTCCAGATCCATGACCTCGGGGTCCCCGCAGCTGGACCCTGACCTGCTTCACGCCGAGTAACAGCCCGTAGTACCCAACCCCCCTTTTCGACCCGCGGAGGCGCTCGTGGCTCGCGTTGGCTCCATGCCATTACGCAGAGTAGTTGCATCACTATCGTGTGTGGTTATTGCGTCGACGGCGCTGAGCGCCTGTAGCGGCGCGGGCGGCGGTGGGACGTCGAGCGACGGCAAGACCGTCAACGTCCTGATGGTCAACAACCCGCAGATGCTCGACATCCAGAAGCTGACCGCCGAGAACTTCACCAAAGAGACCGGCATCAAGGTCAACTACACGGTGCTGCCGGAGAACGACGTCCGGGACAAAATCAGCCAGGAGTTCTCCAGCCAGGCCGGTCAGTACGACGTCGCGACGATCTCGAACTTCGAGGTGCCGTCGTACGCGAAGAACAACTGGCTCGCCCCGCTCGACGACTACGTGGCCGAGGACACCGCGTTCGACCAGGACGACGTCCTCGGCTCGATGACGAAGTCGCTTACCGCCGAGGACGGCAAGCTCTACGCCGAGCCGTTCTACGGTGAGTCGTCGTTCCTCATGTATCGCAAGGACGTCTTCCAGGCCAAGGGTCTGACGATGCCGGAGAAGCCGACCTGGCAGCAGGTCGCCGACCTGGCGGCCAAGGCCGACAACGCGCAGCCAGGCATGCGTGGCATCTGCCTCCGCGGCCTGCCCGGCTGGGGTGAGGTGTTCGCGCCGCTGACCACCGTGGTCAACACCTTCGGCGGCACCTGGTTCGAGAAGGACTGGACGCCCAAGGTCAACGCGCCGGAGTTCGTCGAGGCCACGAACTTCTACGTGAACCTGGTCCGCTCGCACGGCGAGTCCGGTGCCCCGCAGGCCGGCTTCACCGAGTGCCTGAACAACATGCAGCAGGGCAAGGTCGCGATGTGGTACGACGCCACGTCCGCCGCCGGCTCGCTGGAGTCCAGCGACTCGCCGATCGCCGGCAAGGTCGGCTACGTCGAGGCGCCGGTCGTCAAGACGAAGAGCTCCGGTTGGCTCTACACCTGGGCGTGGGCGATCCAGAAGGCCAGCAAGCGCCAGGACAACGCCTGGAAGTTCATCTCCTGGGCGTCCAGCAAGAAGTACGAGGAACTGGTGGGTAACGAGCTCGGCTGGGCGCGCGTCCCGGCCGGCAAGCGGCAGTCGCTCTACGACAACCCGAAGTACCAGGACGCCGCCGCAGCGTTCTACGAGGTCACCGACCTCGCGATCACGAACGCCGACCCGGAGAACCCCGGTGTCCAGCCGCGCCCGGCGCCCGGCATCCAGTTCGTCGGCATCCCCGAATTCACCGACCTGGGGACGCAGGTCTCCCAGGAAGTGAGCGCGGCGATCGCCGGTCGCCAATCGGTGAAGGAAGCCCTGGACAAGGGCCAGGACCTGGCCCAGAAGGTCGCCGACAAGTACAAGTAACGGCCCCGCTCGGCCGGGCGCTGACCCCGCCCGGCCGGGCCCCACCTCCCGATGGCGCCTCGAAGGGGGTACGCATGACGGCCATCGCTCCGACCGCCCAGACCACGCCTGCGCGACCCGACCGCACGCCGACGGCGATGCGCCGGGCCGGGGACTGGTCCCGCCGGGCGCCGCTGCTGCCGGCGCTGGTCTTCCTGATCGTCATCACCCAGCTGCCGTTCGTCGCGACGCTGGTGATCTCGTTCATGGACTGGAACTCGCTCTACCCCGATCAGCGGGGCTTCGCCGGCGTCGGCAACTACGTCGACGTCTTCACCGACGCGACGCTGCGCGACTCGGTGATCACCACGATCGTCCTCACGGTCTCCGTCGTGCTGATCAGCCTGCTGCTCGGGCTTGGCATCGCGCTCTTGCTCAACCGGTCGTTCCGCGGCCGGGGTGCGGTGCGGACGCTGATGATCGCGCCGTTCCTGGTGGTCCCGGTGGCCGCGGCGCTGCTCTGGAAGCACGCATTGTTCAACCCCGAGTACGGCCTGCTGAACGGCGTCCTGACCTGGATCTCCGGGTCGGACGCACCACAGCCGGACTGGATCACCGAAGCGCCGCTCGCGGCGGTCATCGCGTCGCTGGTCTGGCAGTGGACGCCGTTCATGATGCTGATCCTGCTGGCCGGGTTGCAGAGCCAGCCGCTGGACGCCCTGGAGGCCGCGAAGGTCGACGGTGCTTCGGCGCTCCAGACGTTCCGGTACCTCACGCTGCCGCACATGCGGCGGTACCTGGAGCTGGGCGCGTTACTCGGCTCGATCTACATCGTCCAGAACTTCGACGCGGTGTTCACGCTGACGTCCGGTGGCCTGGGCACGGCGAACCTGCCCTACACGATCTACACCACGTTCTACCAGGCACACGACTACGGGCGCGCATCCGCCGCGGGCGTCGTCGTGGTGGCCGGGACGATCGCGATCGCCACCTTCGCGCTGCGGGTCGTCTCTTCCTTGTTCCGCGAAGAGGAGGGTCGGGCATGAGCACCGTCATCGCGACCAAGCCGGAGACTGCGGCACCGCACAAGGCAAAGGCGACGAGGCCGGGCGCAGCACGCGGCAGAGGCGCGCCGCTACTGGGGCTGCTGGCCTGGATCGTCGGCATCCTGTTCTTCCTGCCGGTGGCGTGGATGGTGCTCACCGCGTTCCACAGTGAACAGGACGCCGCCACCAACCCACCGTCGGTCGCTGCCGACCTGACGCTCCAGGGCTTCCGCGAGTTCTTCGGCGCCACCAGCGGCGCCTCCCCGTGGCCGCCGTTGATCAACTCGGCGACCGCGTCGATCGTCTCGACGCTGCTCGTGCTGGCGCTCGCGATTCCGGCGGCCTACGCGCTGTCGATCCGCCCGGTGCGCAAGTGGACCGACGTGCTGTTCTTCTTCCTCTCGACGAAGATGCTGCCGGTCGTCGCCGGTCTGCTGCCGGTATACCTGATCGCGCAGCAGGTCGGGATGCTCGACAACGTCTGGACGCTGGTCATCCTCTACACCTCGATGAACCTGCCGATCGCGGTCTGGATGATGCGGTCGTTCCTCGCCGAAGTGCCGATCGAGATCCTGGAGGCCGCCGCGATCGACGGCGCCGGGCTGCTCACCGTGCTCCGGAGGGTGATCGTGCCGGTGGCGATGCCGGGCATCGCGGCCACCGCATTGATCTGCTTTATCTTCAGCTGGAACGAGATGCTGTTCGCCCGGGTCCTCACCGGCGTCGTCGCGCAGACCGCTCCGGTGTTCCTGACCAGCTTCGTCACCAGCCAAGGCCTGTTCCTGGCCAAGGTGTGCGCCGCCGCCACGGCGATCTCGCTTCCGGTGCTGGCCGCCGGATTCGCCGCCCAGGACAAGTTGGTCCAAGGGCTATCGCTCGGCGCCGTGAAATAGCCCTTTCTCCTTGGAGCTGCACCATGAAAGCTGCCGTCATCAGCGGAATCGGCACCATCGAGGTGACGACGGTCGACGACCCGACGCCCGGCCGCCGCGAAGTCGTCGTCGACGTCGCCGCCTGCGGCCTCTGCGGGACCGACCTGCACATCTTGCAGGGCGAGTTCGCGCCTACGCTGCCGGTCGTGCCCGGGCACGAGTTCGCCGGCGTGATCGCCGAGGTGGGTGCCGACGTCACCGAGCTGGCGGTCGGTGACCGGGTGGCGGTGGATCCGTCGCTCTACTGCTACGAGTGTCACTACTGCCGCCTCGGCAAGAACAACATGTGCGAGCGGTGGGCGGCGATCGGCGTCACCGCAGCCGGTGGTGCCGCCGAGTACGCGGTCGCGCCGGTCGCGAACTGCGTCAAGCTCCCCGACCACGTCCGCACCGAGGACGCGGCGCTGATCGAGCCGCTGTCCTGTGCGGTGCGCGGGTACGACGTCCTGAAGTCGCAGCTCGGTGCCCACGTGCTGATCTACGGCTCGGGGACGATGGGCCTGATGATGCTTCAACTGGCCAAGCGCGTCGGTGCGGCCAGCGTGGAGATCGTCGACCTCAACCCGGAGCGGCTGAAGACCGCGTCGTTGCTCGGGGTCTCCGGGGTCGCCGCGACCCCGGACGAGTTCGACCGCCCGCGCGGCTGGGAGCTGGTGATCGACGCGACCGGCAACGCGAAGGCCATTCAGGACGGACTCGGCAGGGTCGGCAAGGGCGGCACGTTCCTGCAGTTCGGAGTCTCGGACTACGCGGCCAGGGCCACGATCGAGCCGTACAAGATCTACAACCAGGAGATCACGATCACCGGCTCGATGGCCGTGCTGAACAGCTTCGAGCGGGCCGCCGAGCTGTTCGCGACCGGCGTCCTCGACCCGGACGTCTTCATCTCCGATCGGCTGCCGCTCGACCAGTACGGGGCTGCCCTGGAACAGTTCGCGGCGGGGAAGGGGCGAAAGATCGAGGTCCTTCCGTGATGGGGTGGTGAGACGTTGTTACTGGGTATCGACGCCGGGCAGACCGTGATCAAGGCGGCGCTGTTCGACCTGTCCGGGCGGGAAGTCGCGGTCGCGCGTGGGACCACGGCGGTGTCGTCGCCGCACCCGGGCTGGCAAGAGCGGGACATGGACGCCGCCTGGGAAGCCACCGCCGATGCGGTGCGGCGCGCGCTGCACGCCGCTGACGTCGATCCCACGGCGGTACTGGCGGTGGGGCTCTGCGGCCACAACGACGGGGCGCACCTCGTCGACGCCGACGGGCGGCCGGTGCGCCCGGCGATCCTGGCGACGGACAGCCGGGCGACGTCGGAGGCCGAGGCGCTCCGGAAGGCGGCCGGGGACCGGGCGTTGACGCTGACCGGCCAGGTGCCCTGGCCGTGGAACCCCGCCGGGTTGCTCACCTGGTTACGCGCGAACGAGCCGGCGGCGCTGGGGGCCGCCGACGCGCTGCTGTACTGCAAGGACTGGTTGCGTCTGAACCTGGTCGGCGAGGTG
This genomic window from Cryptosporangium minutisporangium contains:
- a CDS encoding 1-phosphofructokinase family hexose kinase; translated protein: MILTVTPNPSLDRTYTLTGVRLGELNRAAVDTVEASGKGVNVARALHAVGVRTAVVLPAGGPEGAQLGSLLEAEGLLHRVVVTDASVRTNITLLEPGRTTKINASGSPLTEADADTLVAAVEDLALGADWVVCCGSLPPETPPALIGRIVEAGRRAGARTAVDASGPALRAAAEAGPDLLAPNAEELAELTGRAFPPGGRPLVRAALDAAHTLADDTGGAVLVSLGPDGALWVDPESALHGSSPPVTPVNTAGAGDALLAGWLAGGPDSAGRLRTAVAWGTAACLLPSTAGDVAATADLRRVQIHDLGVPAAGP
- a CDS encoding DeoR/GlpR family DNA-binding transcription regulator; its protein translation is MRAEERQHRILARARSDGRVEVSGIAADLAVAPETVRRDLRLLEQHGLVRRTHGGAYPVESAGFETNLANRATLRVPEKRRIAAAAVELLGDAETIYIDEGFGPQLVAEALPPGRPLTVITASIPVASHLATKPDTTVYLLGGRVRGRTLATVDHWATQMLAGFVIDLAFLGANGISRRYGLTTPDPAVANVKAQVVRASRRRVFAGVHTKFGVNSFCRFASVADFEAIVTDTGLSAVEAQRYSVLGPQVIRA
- a CDS encoding sugar ABC transporter substrate-binding protein, encoding MPLRRVVASLSCVVIASTALSACSGAGGGGTSSDGKTVNVLMVNNPQMLDIQKLTAENFTKETGIKVNYTVLPENDVRDKISQEFSSQAGQYDVATISNFEVPSYAKNNWLAPLDDYVAEDTAFDQDDVLGSMTKSLTAEDGKLYAEPFYGESSFLMYRKDVFQAKGLTMPEKPTWQQVADLAAKADNAQPGMRGICLRGLPGWGEVFAPLTTVVNTFGGTWFEKDWTPKVNAPEFVEATNFYVNLVRSHGESGAPQAGFTECLNNMQQGKVAMWYDATSAAGSLESSDSPIAGKVGYVEAPVVKTKSSGWLYTWAWAIQKASKRQDNAWKFISWASSKKYEELVGNELGWARVPAGKRQSLYDNPKYQDAAAAFYEVTDLAITNADPENPGVQPRPAPGIQFVGIPEFTDLGTQVSQEVSAAIAGRQSVKEALDKGQDLAQKVADKYK
- a CDS encoding zinc-dependent alcohol dehydrogenase family protein, giving the protein MKAAVISGIGTIEVTTVDDPTPGRREVVVDVAACGLCGTDLHILQGEFAPTLPVVPGHEFAGVIAEVGADVTELAVGDRVAVDPSLYCYECHYCRLGKNNMCERWAAIGVTAAGGAAEYAVAPVANCVKLPDHVRTEDAALIEPLSCAVRGYDVLKSQLGAHVLIYGSGTMGLMMLQLAKRVGAASVEIVDLNPERLKTASLLGVSGVAATPDEFDRPRGWELVIDATGNAKAIQDGLGRVGKGGTFLQFGVSDYAARATIEPYKIYNQEITITGSMAVLNSFERAAELFATGVLDPDVFISDRLPLDQYGAALEQFAAGKGRKIEVLP
- a CDS encoding sugar ABC transporter permease, with the protein product MTAIAPTAQTTPARPDRTPTAMRRAGDWSRRAPLLPALVFLIVITQLPFVATLVISFMDWNSLYPDQRGFAGVGNYVDVFTDATLRDSVITTIVLTVSVVLISLLLGLGIALLLNRSFRGRGAVRTLMIAPFLVVPVAAALLWKHALFNPEYGLLNGVLTWISGSDAPQPDWITEAPLAAVIASLVWQWTPFMMLILLAGLQSQPLDALEAAKVDGASALQTFRYLTLPHMRRYLELGALLGSIYIVQNFDAVFTLTSGGLGTANLPYTIYTTFYQAHDYGRASAAGVVVVAGTIAIATFALRVVSSLFREEEGRA
- a CDS encoding carbohydrate ABC transporter permease — translated: MSTVIATKPETAAPHKAKATRPGAARGRGAPLLGLLAWIVGILFFLPVAWMVLTAFHSEQDAATNPPSVAADLTLQGFREFFGATSGASPWPPLINSATASIVSTLLVLALAIPAAYALSIRPVRKWTDVLFFFLSTKMLPVVAGLLPVYLIAQQVGMLDNVWTLVILYTSMNLPIAVWMMRSFLAEVPIEILEAAAIDGAGLLTVLRRVIVPVAMPGIAATALICFIFSWNEMLFARVLTGVVAQTAPVFLTSFVTSQGLFLAKVCAAATAISLPVLAAGFAAQDKLVQGLSLGAVK